A section of the Diabrotica virgifera virgifera chromosome 8, PGI_DIABVI_V3a genome encodes:
- the LOC114340445 gene encoding facilitated trehalose transporter Tret1, whose translation MKEKLEISAVVPQKSEKECFQITVILIAASQGFVSGALSGWTSPFMVKIVEDKVNYNIREDQAALFAVVNVVGLIVLSPFLEPFVDIIGRKKAILLTSVPYILCWLTKALFTNLWALYFARLLVGLGDALLMCVIPIYIGEVATPKVRGVWGNAFFILVLFGTFIINVIGIYCSVKVTSYFFLILQVIVLFLSAFIIPESPSFYIAKNQLSEAKISLMKLRQNNNVDIEFTRMQNDIKRQLSESGTWTDLFFNHVNRKALIIAAFLRAAQILSGLWVFGSYTQFVFQKVGSSISSEASTILYTALNFIICASMAYGSNKFGRRKSLIMSLAGSSVIFLLVGFYFLVEKLYPQINLHAINWFPLAGLIVFLFVSSFGIGPIPVLMQGELFSASIKSKGISAVVVVYGLLTIGTNSTFYYLYAYSGLSGPFLLFGVCNFISIIVTYFIVPETKGKTLEEIQQYLKTM comes from the coding sequence cggcctcgcaAGGATTCGTCAGCGGTGCCCTCTCAGGATGGACGTCTCCGTTTATGGTAAAAATAGTTGAAGACAAAGTAAATTATAATATCAGAGAAGATCAAGCAGCTCTATTCGCTGTAGTAAACGTAGTTGGTCTAATAGTCCTTTCACCCTTCTTAGAGCCATTTGTTGACATCATTGGAAGGAAAAAAGCAATCCTTTTAACATCCGTACCGTACATATTATGTTGGTTAACAAAAGCTTTGTTTACTAATCTATGGGCTTTGTATTTTGCAAGGTTATTAGTCGGGTTAGGAGATGCTTTGCTCATGTGTGTGATTCCCATATATATTGGAGAAGTTGCTACTCCAAAAGTGCGTGGTGTGTGGGGAAATGCATTCTTCATTTTAGTGCTATTTGGTACTTTTATCATAAACGTTATTGGAATATACTGTAGCGTTAAAGTAACATCTTACTTTTTTCTAATACTGCAAGTGATAGTTTTGTTTTTATCTGCATTTATTATTCCTGAGTCACCATCTTTTTATATAGCAAAAAACCAACTTTCTGAAGCTAAAATATCACTAATGAAGTTAAGACAAAATAATAATGTTGATATTGAATTCACAAGGATGCAGAACGACATAAAGAGACAACTTTCTGAATCTGGAACATGGACTGACTTGTTTTTTAACCACGTAAACAGAAAAGCTTTAATAATAGCTGCGTTTTTAAGAGCTGCACAAATACTTTCCGGACTGTGGGTTTTTGGGAGCTATACTCAATTCGTCTTCCAGAAAGTTGGTAGTAGTATAAGCTCTGAAGCTTCAACAATACTCTATACCGCACTAAATTTTATTATATGCGCTTCCATGGCATATGGTTCGAATAAATTTGGCCGAAGAAAGTCTTTAATAATGTCTCTTGCAGGTTCTAGTGTAATATTTTTACTAGTAGGATTTTATTTCCTTGTGGAAAAATTGTATCCACAAATCAATCTACATGCAATCAATTGGTTCCCACTAGCTGGTCTAATTGTTTTCCTCTTTGTGTCTTCTTTTGGAATTGGTCCTATTCCTGTGTTGATGCAAGGTGAGCTGTTCTCAGCCAGCATTAAATCTAAAGGCATTTCGGCTGTAGTGGTGGTGTATGGACTTCTAACCATCGGTACTAACAGTACCTTTTACTATCTATATGCGTATAGTGGCTTATCTGGACCATTTTTGTTATTTGGTGtttgtaattttatatcaataataGTAACCTATTTCATTGTACCGGAGACTAAGGGAAAGACGTTGGAAGAAATACAGCAGTATTTGAAAACGATGTAG